From Salarias fasciatus chromosome 8, fSalaFa1.1, whole genome shotgun sequence:
TTTTCAAATGAATCCTGAAGCTCAGACCATGAATTTCCAGGCAGGTTTTATTCATCCAGATTTCATACAACCCTGTAGAATTTGAAGGATTTCTGAAGAGTTAGTTACCACGGAGTGAAATGGGAAACTAAAGCCGTCGGATATTTCTGAAGCTGTCCGTGTGTGATGCGCAGAGTTGCAGCATGATGgactgaaaaggtttttttcccctctgtgaAGAATAACGGCTGACAAGCTTCTCACATTTCTCTCATCCAGCAGGACGTCATTTAAAGGAAAGGATAAGAGTTACGGTGCAGAACACACTCTAAGAACTACTGCAGGATACACCTCTGCCTGATAGCGACAACATAACTTAAAggcatttcatttcagagagtACAGCTTTGTAGAAACACATCACAGTATTTTACAGCCTCTGATCCACTTCCAGGCCCGCCTCCTCTGAGCAGCGTCCTCCAGCACAGGCGTGGGGGTCGGGTCCCTCTTCTGCCTGCTTGTCTGttggttttttgttgttctgcagcagctgtgccgCCCTCGGCCCGTCCTCGCACGGCGAGCTCCGGTCCCTCGGCCGATCCCAGACTGGTCTGCTTCACTTCGCCGGTCCGGTCCGGCGCCGCCTGGCCTCGTCTTCGGCCTTCTCCCGTTTCTGCCAGATTATTCCGGGTGGTTAGATCACCCTCCGTCGATTTTGGCAAACGCCCCttcaaaacagttttcaaaaggCACGTCAGGGTCGCTTGTTTTAGTCGCTGAAGACTTCCTCCACCGTCTCCATCTGAAGTTTTTCTCACCCTGAAAAGCTTAAGGCCGCTCCCAGCTGTCGGAGACCTTCTCGGGTGCACTGAGTCGCCTCAGACTCTGCAGGATGGTCTGCAGAGTCTCTGCTGCAGAGTGGAAACcaacagcgtcagcctgaagccgCCGGAGCCACTGCTTCACCGCCGAGCGCGGCGCCCTCTTACCCAGTTCGTCGTCGTAGGAGTCCAGCTTCCTCATGAGATCTGCAGGACTGGAACAAGTCGATCCGTCTCCACCTACAAGAAGATGTCCGGTCATTCTAAAAGGACAGGAGGCGTTCCCCGccttcctggacctggactcacctgtggaggagctgctgctgccgtcggCAGTGAGACAGGACAGCAGCTCAGCGCGACAGGCTCTGGCCTTCAGCAGGGCGGCGTTCATGTCCTGAGCCAGGCGGTGGTCCTCCACCAGCTCGGAGTGGACCCTCTTCCAGGCCATTTTGTCCTCCATCAGACAGCCCTCCATCACGGTGCGCAGCTCCTTCTCCTGGGACACCTGGCTCTGCAAGCTCTCCACCTCCTCGCAGCGCTGCGGGCAGATCGCTCTGGGTCAGCGTCAGAAACGCCAGCAGGCTCACATGGAGGCGAGGGGGGTGTCGTCGGTACCTTGTGCAGCTGGATCGCCATCTCCTGCATCTCCGCTTCAAGCTGGTCGGCGTACGCCTGCTCCAGAGCGTCCCCCGGTGGCCGGGCGCTGCTGTGCCACCGCGCGATGGCGGACGTCATCTTACGCTTTGGTCCAAACAACCTGGACGACAAGACTGTCTTCAGCAGTTCGTCCCATCAGAATGAACAATCACGAGAAAGCGATTCCCAAATTCCCCCCCCATCTTACGTGATCCCGATTTCCTTGAGGTCGTTTTCTGTCAGAGTGAGGAATATCCGCAGGTCAATGTCTTGCTCTTCCAGTAAGGGGAGATACTTCGAGAAGCCGATTTGCTCCAAGAATTCTGCCAGATCCTGGAGGAATGACGGATTCAAAGCCAAGTTAGGAAGCGTGAAGCAGACAGACGGTGAAGTGGCCTTCCGTGGTCCACAAGTGAGTCAGACATGCCTTTGGACCTTTGTAGGAGGGCAGAGGACCAACGTGCGTGTGCGTTCCACAGTTCGCCGTCCCGCTGGAGTGAGCCGCACCATTGTTACCGTGGCGACTCTTGCATTTCGAGTGGTGGGCCTTGTTGACTCGGCGAGAGCTGCTCCTCTTGCACTGGTCGGAGTCCTGGAGCGGAGAGATACGACTGTCCCGTCACCACgaacagaagaaacagaaacagaggtCTGGAAGCGGCGTTCACCTCGTTGCTCTCCACGGAGCCCTCCCAGTTGAGGCCGGCGACGTGCGGCAGGCcttcgctgctgctgctgctcctcctcatggTGGGCATGTCGTTGTCAAAGAACGGACTGTCGTCTGTCAAGTTATCAGGAAAACAGTCACTCCGGCTGCGTGTAACCGTTTCGGTggcgcgtgtgtgtgactgtcacctctgctgctgttgctctgGCCGTCCAGCTCGTTGATGGGCGAGGTCACGTCGCGGTAGCAGATGTCCTCGCTCTGTTCTCCGATGTCGCGGAATGTCATGTAGCCCGGCGGCGCAGCGGAAGGCTCTGCGAGGAGCAGACTGTCGTTTATTAAccactctgctgctgttgctaaCCCCACGGCCATGTTAACCGAGAGTACAATTCCTGCAAAAACCACTCGGTCACTTCTGTGGCTCAGCATGGAGACAGGTGTGGATGTGTTATGTGACGCTACCACACAGTTTGCTGGGGCCTCCTACTCGGAACTTGGCGATGGCCTGAGGCCCGTCGTGGATGCTGACGCCTTTGGCTCGGTTTCGATTGGGCCTGGTCCTCGGCGGCGCGCTGTCCGAGTCCTCAGAGGAGCTCAGGTCCTCAAAGTGCCCTGAGCACAGACGACTCCCATCAGGAAAATTATCCACAACGTCGAGATCTCggtttattttttccaaataatAAAGAAATTTTAAGGGAAGTCACCTGATTTTACTCTCGGAGATCGTGAGTCAATGAGGCTGACGATCTTTGTGTAGCCATACATCATGGCCAAGGCACGGGCGCTCTCTCCTTTAGCGTTACGGTCGTCTGCTTTTACCTTCTGGAAACAAATGTTTCTGTCATGAGACTTCATAAGTATTAAAGGCAGTTTTTCTGCAAAGCTTCCATCTTTATGGATGACTATTATGATTGTCTGTATTCTTTATTACTGCTCGCTCGCTGCTGCAACAATattgtgggacaaataaaggattaCGTAAAGTAATCTTGAGAGCATTTAGaaagcagaaagaggaaaaacctgCAGCATCTTCGGACTAACATCAAGTTCGAACTTTGAGTACAACTCAGATGTTGAACTGGAGTGATAACGTTTGCAGGCAGTCACCTACTCACATGATCGAGGAGGTACTGCACAATGATTTCATGACCAGAAGCAGCAGCCTCCATTAGAGGAGTGAACCCCGACCCCGGCTCCCTGCAGACGGAGGGACAAGAAACTGAAAGATACAAGATGATCTGACTGAACTCTCCCAGTTTTAACGACACTCACTTGACGTTGGTGTCAGCATTGTTGTCCAGCAGGAACTTCACCATCTGCTGGTGGCCCGTGCTCGTACAGTGGAACAGAGCCGTCCAGCCTCGAGAGTCCTTCAGCTCCAACTCGGCACCTTgctggacagaaaaaaaataagaaaatccaGCATAAGAGTGCAAATACACAATTATGCTTTTCCAGTTGTGTGCATTGTCAGCAAGCTTGAAAGTTAAACACTGCATCTCACAATGTGCCTCATCAAGTTTAAGTGTCATTACCTGAAGCAGAAAATAAGCAATGCTCTCATTCCCACAGCTTGCTGCCAGCATCAGAGGAGTGAGTCCTTTGGGTGTGGTGGCATTGACGTTCACACCagcttccagcagcaggttcactATGTTGTCATGTCCGATATAGGAGGCATACATCAGAGGGGTCCATCCGCCGATGTTCTTTCCATTCAGGTCCACCTGACGCCTGCAGACAGACACGTGTCAGCTGCGAAATAAACACCAACAAgatgagtgtgtgaggaggtgCACACTTTTTGATGCACTCAGCCACCACGTCGTACTGCCCGATGGAGCAGGCGGTGTGCAGGTCCAGAGGCACGTCCAGCTCCTCCGGCCGGACCAGGGAGTCCCCCAGCCACAGGGACAGGCTGGCACCCAGCTGCTCAGACTCACTGGCCTCGTCACTCAACTCAGACATGTCTGCTTTCCTCCTCACACCTGGAGGAGACAACGCAGTTACGGATTGACTGGTTTCCATGTTAACTGGAGACCAACTTCCTCTGGCGTCCACCGCTGCTGCAAATGTTAAAAGTCTAACAGTAAATTGTAGCAGCGCCTTTTACAATAAAGTTGTTAAGAGTCGTACCTTATGTGCCTTGTTTAAACATCTGATGTTACTAGCAGCAACGACGGACGCTACAGGAAGCGGGTCACTAATTAAcaggggaaccagttaatccaaaaCACCATCAACTGATAAACTTCTCACGTTATTTGACCATCAGACAGCGCTGAAGTGAATGTCACAGTTATTTTGGTAGCAATTAATCCGGGCTAATACCGGTTTCTAAATTACTTTAAATCCACTGCTAGTTTAATTTGCTCACTTTTACCCGTTGTTTTCTATCCTGTGCTAAGCTAGTTTAGCGAGATAACGGGTCCAACTTTTCAATGCTATGTAACACAAGAAAACGAGCCAAGAATTATATAAAGTCGCGAAGCTTATAGAACGGCGacaaaaataactaaaatacatatatttagCAGTGTTGTCAGATGTAATGAGTTTTTAAAAATCTCACAGTTTGAAGGTAAGTTTGTTTTGTCCAGCCGAAACTTTTCTCCTTCAGTGTGTCACATTCAAAAGTGTTCGTGTGGAACCTCACCCCGCCCGTTCCTGTTGGGAAAACCTCCCACCAGAAACTGGTTGCAGTGAGAGATGCATGAACCACATggaatttaatgttttcattccaTATATTTGACTTTAATCCTGGAAATCTTTAGAATCCTCATACTGAACTTATATTCGTACttatacttttattttaaagaatttcTTCTGGGAGCATTTCATTTTGGTTCTGTTAGACTCATACTTAAAATTATACTGAAACTTAAATCATACTTTACCCATAGTCAACTTATACTTACAGTTTGCTTATACTTGAATGTAAACTCAAAGTTAAACTTAACCTATATTCATATTTCTGTTTAGATGAATATGTATCTCAACTTATATTTAATTTATGCATATAAATATACTTACTTATAGAATTCAGAAACATGGGACAGATAATGCAGTTCCATGGTCTTTTACATATAAAGCATCAGTTACAACAATGAGACTTcagagcactttttttttacaaatttattgtctttttaaattttctctttctttttttgatggGTTATATATGAGAGCATGTACTGAATAAGCTTCAGATTGCTGTTATTTGTTTCTGAGCTTTCTTTTGTGGCCCCTTCCAGTCTTGTACTGATATTTCGTCACCTTTATCATCCATCCACAGTCTCAGCTTGTGTTCATCAGA
This genomic window contains:
- the anks3 gene encoding ankyrin repeat and SAM domain-containing protein 3 isoform X1, with the translated sequence MSELSDEASESEQLGASLSLWLGDSLVRPEELDVPLDLHTACSIGQYDVVAECIKKRQVDLNGKNIGGWTPLMYASYIGHDNIVNLLLEAGVNVNATTPKGLTPLMLAASCGNESIAYFLLQQGAELELKDSRGWTALFHCTSTGHQQMVKFLLDNNADTNVKEPGSGFTPLMEAAASGHEIIVQYLLDHKVKADDRNAKGESARALAMMYGYTKIVSLIDSRSPRVKSGHFEDLSSSEDSDSAPPRTRPNRNRAKGVSIHDGPQAIAKFRVGGPSKLCEPSAAPPGYMTFRDIGEQSEDICYRDVTSPINELDGQSNSSRDDSPFFDNDMPTMRRSSSSSEGLPHVAGLNWEGSVESNEDSDQCKRSSSRRVNKAHHSKCKSRHGNNGAAHSSGTANCGTHTHVGPLPSYKGPKDLAEFLEQIGFSKYLPLLEEQDIDLRIFLTLTENDLKEIGITLFGPKRKMTSAIARWHSSARPPGDALEQAYADQLEAEMQEMAIQLHKRCEEVESLQSQVSQEKELRTVMEGCLMEDKMAWKRVHSELVEDHRLAQDMNAALLKARACRAELLSCLTADGSSSSSTGESRSRKAGNASCPFRMTGHLLVGGDGSTCSSPADLMRKLDSYDDELAETLQTILQSLRRLSAPEKVSDSWERP
- the anks3 gene encoding ankyrin repeat and SAM domain-containing protein 3 isoform X2; this translates as MSELSDEASESEQLGASLSLWLGDSLVRPEELDVPLDLHTACSIGQYDVVAECIKKRQVDLNGKNIGGWTPLMYASYIGHDNIVNLLLEAGVNVNATTPKGLTPLMLAASCGNESIAYFLLQQGAELELKDSRGWTALFHCTSTGHQQMVKFLLDNNADTNVKEPGSGFTPLMEAAASGHEIIVQYLLDHKVKADDRNAKGESARALAMMYGYTKIVSLIDSRSPRVKSGHFEDLSSSEDSDSAPPRTRPNRNRAKGVSIHDGPQAIAKFRVGGPSKLCEPSAAPPGYMTFRDIGEQSEDICYRDVTSPINELDGQSNSSRDDSPFFDNDMPTMRRSSSSSEGLPHVAGLNWEGSVESNEDSDQCKRSSSRRVNKAHHSKCKSRHGNNGAAHSSGTANCGTHTHVGPLPSYKGPKDLAEFLEQIGFSKYLPLLEEQDIDLRIFLTLTENDLKEIGITLFGPKRKMTSAIARWHSSARPPGDALEQAYADQLEAEMQEMAIQLHKRCEEVESLQSQVSQEKELRTVMEGCLMEDKMAWKRVHSELVEDHRLAQDMNAALLKARACRAELLSCLTADGSSSSSTGGDGSTCSSPADLMRKLDSYDDELAETLQTILQSLRRLSAPEKVSDSWERP